The following are from one region of the Raphanus sativus cultivar WK10039 unplaced genomic scaffold, ASM80110v3 Scaffold1375, whole genome shotgun sequence genome:
- the LOC108819406 gene encoding xyloglucan endotransglucosylase/hydrolase protein 15 gives MGRSWSLTVVAAVLLVMMFGSAYSGNFFDEFDLTWGDHRGKIFNGGNMLSLSLDRVSGSGFKSKKEYLFGRIDMQLKLVAGNSAGTVTAYYLSSQGATHDEIDFEFLGNETGKPYVLHTNVFAQGKGNREQQFYLWFDPTKNFHTYSIVWRPQHIIFLVDNLPIRVFNNAERLGVPFPKNQPMRIYSSLWNADDWATRGGLVKTDWSKAPFTAYYRGFNAAACTVSSGCDPKFKTSLSDSEMQTANELNAYGRRRLRWVQKYFMIYNYCSDLKRFPRGFPPECRRSRV, from the exons ATGGGACGAAGCTGGAGCCTCACCGTCGTGGCAGCTGTTCTGCTGGTAATGATGTTCGGTTCAGCCTACTCAGGCAACTTCTTCGACGAGTTCGACCTCACGTGGGGTGACCACAGGGGTAAAATCTTCAACGGAGGAAACATGTTGTCCCTGTCTCTGGACAGGGTTTCCGGATCGGGGTTCAAATCCAAGAAAGAGTATCTATTCGGACGGATCGATATGCAGCTCAAACTCGTCGCCGGAAACTCAGCCGGCACCGTCACTGCTTACTAC TTGTCGTCGCAAGGAGCAACACATGATGAGATAGATTTCGAGTTTCTAGGAAACGAGACAGGTAAGCCTTATGTTCTTCACACCAACGTCTTTGCTCAAGGGAAAGGCAACAGAGAACAACAGTTTTATCTTTGGTTCGATCCAACCAAGAACTTCCACACTTACTCTATTGTCTGGAGACCTCAACACATCAT ATTCTTGGTGGACAATTTGCCTATAAGAGTGTTCAACAATGCAGAGAGGCTTGGTGTTCCGTTCCCAAAGAACCAACCAATGAGGATCTACTCGAGCCTGTGGAATGCAGATGACTGGGCCACGAGAGGTGGTCTTGTAAAGACTGACTGGTCCAAGGCTCCTTTCACAGCTTACTACAGAGGATTCAACGCTGCGGCTTGCACTGTTTCTTCAGGCTGTGATCCCAAATTCAAGACTTCTTTAAGTGATAGTGAGATGCAAACGGCAAATGAGCTCAATGCATATGGCAGGAGGAGGCTCAGATGGGTGCAGAAGTACTTCATGATCTATAATTATTGCTCTGATCTCAAAAGGTTCCCTAGAGGATTCCCTCCTGAGTGCAGGAGGTCAAGAGTCTGA